In Rhodamnia argentea isolate NSW1041297 chromosome 11, ASM2092103v1, whole genome shotgun sequence, one genomic interval encodes:
- the LOC115744109 gene encoding uncharacterized protein LOC115744109, translated as MGSRLGRRVVHFANLPIKLLMPASFTNITEIALKTVPSASKIEIKRVLESLYGFEVDKVRTLNMEGKKKKRGGLLVAKPDYKKAYVTLKSPLSVSRDLFPIRAVEEDKRSMNKKGESSMVEEGERKRHWLEGDNGERRKKEKEFGERVRGSGAKFPWSFMKSGR; from the coding sequence ATGGGAAGCAGATTGGGGCGGCGAGTCGTCCACTTCGCGAACCTGCCCATCAAGCTCCTGATGCCCGCCTCCTTCACCAACATCACCGAGATCGCGCTAAAGACCGTCCCTTCGGCCTCCAAGATCGAGATCAAGCGCGTGCTTGAGTCCCTCTACGGCTTCGAGGTCGACAAGGTCCGCACGCTCAACATGGAgggcaagaagaagaagcgggGCGGGCTGCTGGTCGCGAAGCCCGACTACAAGAAGGCCTACGTCACGCTCAAGAGCCCGCTCTCCGTCTCGCGGGACCTGTTCCCGATCCGCGCGGTCGAGGAGGACAAGAGGAGCATGAACAAGAAGGGCGAGTCGAGCATGGTCGAGGAAGGCGAGAGGAAGAGGCATTGGCTGGAGGGAGATAATGgtgagaggaggaagaaggagaaggagtttGGTGAGAGAGTCAGAGGGAGTGGTGCCAAGTTCCCTTGGAGTTTCATGAAGTCTGGTAGGTAg